gatctgttggcaacgctcctactaatgcagcccaatatgccattagctttcttggcaaaaagggcacactgttgattcatatccagcttctcatccactttaatccccaggtccttttctgcagaactgccccttagccagtcggtccccagcctgtagcggtgcatgggattcttctgtcctaagtgcaggactctgtacttgtccttgttgaacctcagatttcttttggcccaattctccaatttgcctaggtcactctggaccctatccctaccctccagtgtactACCTCTCCcttcagcttagtgtcatccgcaaacttgcagagggtgcaatccatcccatcatccagatcattaatgaagatgttgaacaaaatcggccccaggaccgacccttggtgcactccgcttgacaccagctgccaactagatagagctgttgatcactacccattgagccctatgatctagccagctttctatccactttatagtccattcatccaattcatactttttttaacttgctgtcaagaatactgtgggagactgtatgaaaaaactttgctaaagtcaaggtatatcacgtccaccgctttccccatatccacagagccagttatctcatcatagaaggcaatcaggttggttaggcatgacttgcccttggtgaatctatgttgactgttcctgatcaccttcctctcctccaagtccttcaaaatggtttccttgaggacctgctccatgatttttccagggactgaggtgaggctgaccagtctatagtttcccagattctccttcttcccttttttaaagatgggcactatatttgcctttttccaatcatccggctTGGCAAttgccatgacttttcaaagataatggccaatggctgtgcaatcatAGTCATAGAATATTAATAAtagaatcacatcagccaactccctcagaaccctcggatgcattagatccggacccatggacttgtctttgtccagctttttaaaatagtccttaacctgttctttcactcaCCTCCTCcacatactgtgctgcccagtgcagcagtctgagggctgaccttgtctgtgaagattgaggcaaaaaaaaaaaaaaaaagcattgagtacttcagttttttccacatcacctgtcactatgttgcctcccccattcagtaagggtaccacactttccctgaccacctttttgttgctaacatacctgtagaaacccttcttgttacccttcacattgcttgctagctgcaactccatttgtgccttggccttcctgttTACACCTCTGCAtactcaagcaatatttttatactcctccctagtgatctgtccaagcttccacttcttgtaagcttcctttttgagtttaaggtcaccgaagatttcactgttaacccaagctggtcacctgccatatttgctatttgtTCCtatgccctcaataaggcttctttaaaatacagccagctctcctggactcctttccccctcatattagcctcccaggggatcctgcccttcAGTTCcatgagggagtcagtctgcttttctgaagtccagggtctgtattctgctgctctccgtTCTTCTTtttatcaggatcctgaactcaaccatctcctGATCACCCACttttacttcccctaccaattcttccctgtttgtgagcagcaggtttTATGCCGTCCTACGTCTGCAAGAGAGTCCTATATCTGCTCTTTCTTGGGAGCCCAAGAACCTTCCTTAGAACCAATCTCCGCCTCGCTGGATGTAGAGCCTTGCACTGCTCCCTATATCCGGTGAATCCAAAGCAGAACAAGGTATTTCATTTACAGAACCAATACAGGGCGATCAACCCTCTTGCCCCAGCCTATCCTACCTGGTGTGAGCAGTGTGAGCAGCAGTGATGCCTGCCTGGTGTTCTTTTCTGCCTTCAGGTGTGCACAGGAATGAGCAGGCAAGGTTGGTGTGTCTTACTGTGTCCATCCCTCTCCTTCACAGAGCATGTGTgggggtttggggctgttcctcGAGATCGGCATGTCCCTTGGCTCTGAATTCTTCTGGGGGAGTTCCCCTAGGTGCCCCTATGGGGGTGGGCTGAGCATGTGGGGAGCGCATGTTGTTGGGTTTGCTCTCTTTGCCTTTGTATGCTCGAGTGTCTTGTTTTTAACTGATCCCCTGGGCAACACTTAATTTACTGCAACCTCAGGTTAAATTAATTGAGCAACTGGGCCCCCTCTCAGCTAGGGCGCCACTATCTAGgtgctgatccaaagcccctggaTGTCCTTAAAGGGGTTCCAGAGAGAGCAGCGAGCTAAGCTTTGGAGCTAATAGGTTTCCAGGgctgacacccccctccccaggccagcCAGAAAACCCCTGAagggagtgagcagggcaggggcggatTCTGCCAGGGAAGTTTCATGAAGTCCCCCTGctgttcccctcctctccctggctttTCTGCAAGAGGGAGTGATTGAGGCAAGAAAAATTATTGCCTAATTCAATTGATACATACACACAAGTAACAAGCATAGATCTCGCTCTCATGCAGACGCACACACCACTGCTCTCCACCCCCCAGTCATAAGGTTAAGATAAAACATCAGCCAGTCTCTCAGCGAGTTATCAGTGTTTGCTTCCCTCTTATGACAGCACCAAAGTCAGTTTACTCTGCTcctgatgtttttaaaaggagggTGAAGGCTGAGCAGACTGCATTGCACTTGGCTATGTTTGGGAAAATCTTGTGTAAGCTGCTGATAACATGCAGCAGCACAGAGACCATGCAATGGTCACACTCTGATGGGACAGTTGTGCAAGGGGCTTTGTGTACTCAGAAGGCATGGTGGAAATTTTTCCAGCAGAACTGTGCATTTGGTGGAAAATTAGGTTTTTGACTAAAAAATGTGCATGGAAAAAGTCTTCTTCTCAAGGAAAACCTGAACTTTTCAACCTCCCCCTCAGGGGTTCAGTGTTGTGATGAAAAGGTGACAATATCCACTTGAAAAAAATCCAGAGGCTGACTGGGACTAGAATTCAGATCTTCTGAATCCCAAGCCAGTGTTCTAGCCATTAAGCAACACTGCCTTTGGCACCATGGAGCACTTCATCTTCCTGGAAACACTCCATTTCTGAGGCTGCAGAGCTTGCACTTTCCTGCTTCTCCTACTGCTTATCTGCAGATCCTGTGGTACCTCCCTTAGCAgtacctcccctcctccctctgtcattgTCCTTGGCCCTCTCCACCCCACGAAACTTAAGCACCAACCACATGGTTCAGCTAGGAAAGTTTTGTGCTGGTGACCCTCAGTCCTACCTTCCTGTCCTTAATCAGGCACCCTCTCTTCAGCCCGAGAGAAATAGTCTCTGTTCAGACCCTCTGTAACCCCTCCCACTCTCCCTCCACAACATGTCCAAACCCCacccattcctttctgttccacAGGTAAACCCCTTGTCTGGGCCTTGGTCACCTAGAGCCTTAGCCACTGTAGCCACTTCCTTCCCAAGCCTCGCTGTGTCCCACGACAGCCCATCCCAAGCCTGTACCATGTTTGATTGAGGCCACACTCAGGGATTCACTGCCAGGTGACTGAAGCAGAGGAGAGATGAGTGACAGAGTTGCCTGAATTCTGCAGAATGGGAGTGAGGGGCAAGAGGATGGGATCCACGAGATTGAAGAGCTGGCCCAGTCTGACTTTTGGTGCTCCTGAAATGTATCTTCTTAGATGGTGGCCTCGTTTCCCTCCTTTGCTGGTACCCCGTTCCCCCAGCCCTGGTTATGCTCGTGGCATTTGATTTCTTGGGCTGAGATTCCCTTCTGGAGCCCCTCTAGGTCTCATTAGCTGATTGGTTTTGGCTCTGATAGGAGGACAGCACTTGTAGTACGTGCCCCCGGGTGGAATGTGTTCAGACGTCAGGGTGAGGTAGTGGTGAGCAGTCTCTATAGTGAGTGGCGCCCCTTTCTGGCGAGCTTCTCTGATGATGGGCGGGGCttgagcagaggagaggtggaggATGTGGCAGGGCACCCTGTTAGGAGAGAGCATAAGACCGTTATCTTGCTGGCTGGGCAGCTCTCAGGCCAGTGACTTCACTCATCTCGTGATGattgagagcagagctgcagtgtCACCACTAGAGGGGCCTGTGGGTTACGGGGAGGGCTAGTGGCCTTGTTCATGACTTAGCCACTGTCCTCAGTCTCATTGATGAGCTGGCAACACAAGTGGTAATTAGTGACCCCCAGCTGGGTCTCCTGGGGCTTAAAGAgagactgaccccagctgtggTGGTGAAGCACCAGAGCTAAGGAGGAGGGTCCTCTCTGGGAAGAGCCTGCAGAAGCCAGCATGCGAGCcacacaaggagcagaggggagccCCAAGCTAGGGTGTGTGAGGCTGAGGGAATAGAGGAGACACCCAGGAGGCATGTGAGTTAGAAGagaagctctgcagcagggagatccgtggggaaaggaggcaggagaACCCTGCAGGAGAAGCTCTGCAGGGCCAGGAGACGAGGCCAACACTGCatctgggctggagggggtgcCTGAGAGGTAAGGACACACGCTTATGCCAAATCACCACACCTatgagattgggggggggggggggggggggtcactggcTTCCCTGCTGGAGAGGAAGCCTGGGTGTGTGTGAGCCTTTCTGCCCAGTGACAGGTTGTCCTCGGTTTACATTGCCACAGCTCTCTTGGCACGGACAGGGGCCTCACACCCTTTTGTGCAATGAAAGCAGAGAGCCAgatggtgggagggagggctACAGAGAATGACTTTCTGGAGGTCAAAGGTCACTTCTGTTAAAGCTCATGTGtctcctccctgcttcccagccccCAGGAGAATGGTTCCTTACTTATACTAGAGGCAGAGATCAGGGATGGTCTGGACGGCCTCCACTTCCATTGCATCAGGGCAGGAGTCCAGGAGTGCCCTGTACTCTGTGGGGTCTGCACAGACGCCAGAGAAGGAAATAGAGTCAGGTTTGCATCCTGAGGTGCAGAAGGTTTGTGCCTAAGGGACAAAGTGATGTGCTCCTGGACTCCATGGactatttacaccagcagaagagcTGACCCCAGAAGCGTACAGAGTAGCTAACTGCCTAGCAAGGGTTACAGCTAGGGGAGTTTTATTCCGTGACTCCCCTGTCAATAGGCTCTTGCTTGCAACATTCATCGGTGTtgtggggtgtctgtgtgtgccCTGCCCATTCATTGCCGTATGCAGATCTTGGAGGCTGACATGGGGGAATTCCTCCACTCCACTTGCAATCAGGGAGCACTTAAAGCCTGGGACTCCAGCCTGCAGCATGGACAGGAGCTCATCCTAAAGCAGGCAACAGAAGGGATGCACTCAGGTTATCAGACACCTGGTTCAGCCAGCCCTTCTGGATGGCTCCAGCTATGAGAGCCACATTTAAGCAAAATATGCCAAAGGACGAGCACCTAAACTACTGTCCACATGCCCCACGAGGCATCATCCTAGCCAATAACTCAGTATGTATATGGGTCAGTTCTGCTCCACAATGGATAGGGTCATCAGTTTCTTCAACATTTACCTCCGCAGAAAGTCAAATTCCAGTAGACTTTGAAGGTCAAGATGCCCCTCAGTAGACAAACCCTTCATTTCAACAGATCAAAGCTGTGTTTGTGCTAGTGGTTACTCAACAACTTTGCTCAGCTAATGCCCACTAATCTCTGACCCCATGCTAGGACAATGGGATTCTATGGTTATTATGATATTTGCTGCCCCATTGCTAATAGATTGGGCCAATACAAACCTCCCAACATCTGCAAGCTGgcccagcccagacacctctTCTAACAGCAGCAGGGAATGGGATTCTCTCATCAGCCTCACAGGAGCCAGGGCCAAAccttggcctcattgaagtcaatgggagccttgccAGTGGATGCAGATTCGTTAGTAGCATCCCTGGGACATTGTTCTGTGTCTCTTCCCCAGTGTGGTTATACAGATCAGCTGAGTGGGAGGTATGTTCAGCATTATTGACTGAATCATTCAGCAAGACTTTGTTGGACTGATCAGTTTCCTCTGCTTTATTTTGCAGTTCGCATTGACTGTGCAGCATTTTTTTAGTGACTTGCAGCCAGGTTTCCAGAAGCACTAAACACGTTGGCTCCCTGCACTGAAACTCCCCAGAGAGGAGGTGAGACCTGGGTATCTGCCCTTGCCCCTATTCCAGCTGGTACTTCATGCTGTTGCATTTGCTGAATAACACCCACTGACATGGTTTCCAGGGACGACTCCACCCCAGAAGGCTACATCCACACGGCACTGCCCTTCGGCAGACTGAAGCTTGTCATCAAAGTTtgccagagctgtggctgggggaagACAGCTCCTGGAGGGCATAGAGAGACAGCAGCTTAGCTAGGCCCAAACCCCTTCCTTGACTGGAAGGGAGAATGCTACAGAGATGTAGGGAAAGAGTGCATGAGGAATGCAGGATGAGGAGAGCTGGGTAGACAGCGGCCCAGCTAGCTCCCATAGAGGATCATAGACAGATCTCATTTTCCAGTGTGGCGCTGGGAGCAAAAGTGTGTAATATAGTGGGATGGGAGTAGACAGAGGATGATTAAGACAAAGTGGGGACCAGAGCTACCAACACTTTGGTGctcccctagaatcatagaatatcagggttggaagggacccctgaaggtcatctagtccaaccccctgctcgaagcaggaccaattcccagttaaatcatcccagccagggctttgtcaagcctgaccttcaaaacctctaaggaaggagattctaccacctccctaggtaacgcattccagtgtttcaccacccacttagtgaaaaagtttttcctaatatccaatctaaacctcccccactgcaacttgagaccattactcctcgttctgtcatctgctaccattgagaacagtctagagccatcctctttggaaccccctttcaggtagttgaaagcagctatcaaatcccccctcattcttctcttctgcagactaaacaattccagctccctcagcctctcctcataagtcatgtgttccagacccctaatcatttttgttgcccttcgctggactctctccaatttatccacatccttcttgtagtgtggggcccaaaactggacacagtactccagatgaggcctcaccaatgtcaaatagaggggaacgatcacgtccctcgatctgctggctatgcccctacttatacatcccaaaatgccattggccttcttggcaacaagggcacactgctgactcatatccagcttctcgtccactgtcacccctaggtccttttccgcagaactgctgcctagccattcggcccctagtctgtagcagtgcattggattcttccatcctaagtgcaggaccctgcacttatccttattgaacctcatcagatttcttttggcccaatcctccaatttgtctaggtccctctgtatcctatccctgccctccagcgtatctaccactcctcccagtttagtatcatccgcaaatttgcggagagtgcaatccacaccatcctccagatcatttatgaagatattgaacaaaaccggccccaggactgacccttggggcactccacttgataccggctgccaactagatatggagccattgatcactacccgttgagcccgacaatctagccagctttctacccaccttatagtgcattcatccagcccatacttccttaacttgctgacaagaatactgtgggagaccgtgtcaaaagctttgctaaagtcaagaaacaatacatccactgctttcacttcatccacagaaccagtaatctcatcttagaaggcgattagattagtcaggcatgaccttcccttggtgaatccatgctggctgttcctgatcactttcctctcctctaagtgcttcagaattgattctttgaggacctgctccatgatttttccagggactgaggtgaggctgactggcctgtagttcccaggatcctcctccttcccttttttaaagatgggcgctacattagcctttttccagtcatctgggacttccccggttcgccacgagttttcaaagataatggccaatggctctgcaatcagagccgccaattccttcagcactctcggatgcaactcatccggccccatggacttgtgcacatccagcttttctaaatagtccctaaccacctctatctccacagagggctggccatctcttccccattttgtgatgcccagcgcagcagtctgggagctgaccttgttagtgaagacagaggcaaaaaaagcattgagtacattagctttttccacatcctctgtcactaggttgcctccctcattcagtaaggggcccacactttccttggctttcttcttgttgccaacatacctgaagaaacccttcttgttactcttgacatctcttgctagctgcagctccaggtgctatttggccctcctgatatcattcctacatgcccgagcaatatttttactcttccctggtcatatgtccaaccttccacttcttgtaagcttcttttttatgtttaagatctgctaggatttcaccattaagccaagctggtcgcctgccatatttactattctttcgtctcatcgggatggtttgtccctgtaaccacaacaGGGACACTCGTCCCCACCAGACACTACCTCCAAAGCCCTTAGCCCCTACAAATGGATTATACTTCCTAGTCCTCTGCCAATGGCAAGCCCCTTTATGTTCTCATCCCCTGTAGATGGTCTCCTTCTGCTATCGGGACCCTCCCTGCCTGGATCCCTGCTTCCCCTAGTTCAGCCTTGGGATGGACATCAGAATGAGGATCTTTGCCCTCCTCTCAGAATAAACTTCTCCAGAGTGTGAAATCCTGAGGGTACTAGCTGTGGCCAGCAGAGAGCACTATTGGACCACATTTGTCATTCAGGAGCTGGGCCCAGTGGCAGCGCTTGCTGGGAGCAGGCAAATTTGGATGCAGTTTATttccctgaatgcatccgatgaagtgagctgtagctcacgaaagcttatgctcaaataaatttgttagtctctaaggtgccacaagtactcttttacTTTTATTTCCCTTGCAATTCTGAGCTGCAGTTTGTAGAGGGTTTGTCCTGCGCGCCAAGCTCCGTGGGGTGGCAGAGAATAGCTTCACCCAGCAGCACGAGCCACAAAGGAACTTTCCCCCAGCAAAGGCTAGGCTTTCCCTGACCTGGCAGGAGTTTAACAAATAGCATGCACCCATTGAGCTCCCATTCTTTTGTCACCCCACACCCTTCACAGACAGAATAACTCAGCAGCATTGCAAAGGGAAAGAGCAACCAGaacagcacatagaatcatagattatcagggttggaagggaccccagaaggtcagctagtccaaccccctgctcgaagcaggaccaattcccagttaaatcatcccagccagggctttgtcaagcctgaccttaaaaacctctaaggaaggagattctaccacctccctaggtaacgcattccagtgtttcaccaccctcttagtgaaaaagtttttcctaatatccaatctaaacctcccccactgcaacttgagaccattactcctcgttctgtcatctgataccattgagaacagtctagagccatcctctttggaaccccctttcaggtagttgaaagcagctatcaaatcccccctcattcttctcttctgcaggctaaacaatcccagctccctcagcctctcctcataactcatgtgttccagacccctaatcatttttgttgcccttcgctggactctctccaatttatccacatccttcttgaagtgtggggcccaaaactggacacagtactccagatgaggcctcaccaatgtcgaatagaggggaacgatcacgtccctcgatctgctcgctatgcccctacttatacatccaaaaatgccattggccttcttggcaacaagggcacactgctgactcatatccagcttctcgtccactgtcgcccgtaggtccttttccgcagaactgctgcctagccattcggtccctagtctgtagctgtgcatgaaCGCATGGACAATCCCGGGGGAGGGAGGTCATGTTAGAATCCACTCAGCCCGCATCAACACTGGGCCTTTTCAGTGGTAAAAACAATGTCCCTGGGTGGCTGGTCCTTTATGGGGAGATGGGTTCAGCCCCAGCCACTCtcctgggaggaggagagatgagGTAAGCCATATGACCCAGTCAGGCCTTGAGGGTAGATAGGGATTTTCTGGATGGAGCCGAGGATGAGCCAAAGTCTCCTGCAGGAGTCCCAGAGAGATTTAGAAGGAGAGGCTGCTGGCTGGGTACTGTGAGCTGGCAGGCAGCATGTGCCTCAGCAGAGCTGTCTGGAAGTCTTTCAAGACTTTGTTGCCCCCCATGATGGAGCTGCTGGAGGGCAAGGAGAAGCACAGAAGTAGCTCTGGCAGGAGGGTGGTGGAGTCCCTTAGCAACGCAGGAAGGCTTTGGGCGTGGAGGCCGGGCTTCAAGGGTGTGGTGCAGACCTGGCAAAGCAAATACAAACTGAGCTGGGTCACTGAGGGTGCATTTTAAGCACTGTTACCACAGCAGCTGCCCCCAGATTATGATTActactccccccccacacacacaaacacacacactcttcagGCGGTGCTAGAAGTGGCCTGAAAGAagagggctgctggaagctgTACAGCCACAATAAATCAGACTCCAGAAGAGGAACCTTTTATATTGAGTACTCTAGACTATGGAAAGTCATGGGGAGGCCCAGGAGGGGGAATGTGGGGTGCCTGAAGGGCCACCCTTTACCATGAGGGGGTGCTCTAGAGGTGATGTCCCTGCTACATCCAGTTTCTTGCATACAGGTTAGAATCCTGCAGTGGGACTGGGTGGGATCCTGTGGATCCTAGGACTGCTGCCATAATAGTGGGAGcaggtaaaatgtactttgttgtggtcaggagtgggtggggaatAAAATCCAGTCTGTGGAGATTTGCAAGAAAACACTAACTCTATCACCTTGTCCTGTATAGAATTTGAGCAATACAAAGcaagtttctctttttaaaataaaaattttaatacttaaatttaagcaagGGATAGAAAGAGATTTGATGTCTATTATAACAGGAGTTAAAATATTTCTACACGGTGGGGCAAGACAGCCAATGTTAGTATGGTGGATTCGGAGCATTTCTTGGCAGGGGGCCACTGAGGTCCCCaatagtggcccaggaaggtggtagaggagggaagcaggggaggggtctgggtttgcacctcactctgagccccagcccctctcaacccctgagAGTTCTTACCCACTTCCCCCTTGTGTGGGGAACCTTCAGTCCTTAGATGCTGAGAGAGGAAGTCTCCCTCACTTCAGTTCTCTGGTTTTCCAACTCTTACAACACACCTTCCAACTCCAGTCCCCagctgcctgaagcaggggggttttattaggttcctgacagggcttaattgactacaggtgctccaattaacctgtagcaaccctccctagtctacagggaatcataccttaattagcctagggcttatatatttcccctctagcactgctccctggccctcctgtatcactatggtttaagcaagatttattttattcttttagtggtaaaaTTGTCATTTTAGTAATATGAGAGAATCTGTCTCTTTTGCAGGATCTAAGGTTTTTGCAGGTGGGGGTgagataaaaatgcaagaaactaTGTGGGAGTGGGTGGGAGTGTATTACGGGGCGGGATGggatcagcattttaaaaatagtccCATGCAGGGCTCTATTGCAGACTGTCACCATCAGGAAGTGACTTCCAGAGCAATGGGAAGATGTGGATTTCCCAGTGATTACCATGAATACCTCCGACAGATGTACTAGGCCAATGAGGTAATAAATGTTCTA
This DNA window, taken from Caretta caretta isolate rCarCar2 chromosome 9, rCarCar1.hap1, whole genome shotgun sequence, encodes the following:
- the LOC125642812 gene encoding LOW QUALITY PROTEIN: allantoinase, mitochondrial-like (The sequence of the model RefSeq protein was modified relative to this genomic sequence to represent the inferred CDS: substituted 1 base at 1 genomic stop codon) yields the protein MSTKHGEASQTGAARVEVGSEVTAVRSNRVVLDNTICPAEIIICNDKITDILPKRSQALVSGEKLSCCLSMPSRSCLPPATALANFDDKLQSAEGQCRVDVAFWGGVVPGNHDELLSMLQAGVPGFKCSLIASGVEEFPHVSLQDLHTAMNGQGTHRHPTTPMNVANPTEYRALLDSCPDAMEVEAVQTIPDLCLXYKVPCHILHLSSAQAPPIIREARQKGAPLTIETAHHYLTLTSEHIPPGGTYYKCCPPIRAKTNQLMRPRGAPEGNLSPRNQMPRA